In the Ptychodera flava strain L36383 chromosome 1, AS_Pfla_20210202, whole genome shotgun sequence genome, AGAGCATCGGGAATATTGCTGTATCTGCTTATACTTTTACAGCATATGCTGACTTCCTTTAAACATTCGGTGCGTGATTACGTGCTCATATCTTTAAGGTTTGAAACCAATGATCCTGAACTTTGTCTACAGACAGCCTTGCCGTGTTTGGCGAgtgttattttaatgttttgttgtTCTTTTTTTCGCTCACGTTTTTACACACGTGAGTTACTGTCGTGTTATTATCAAGTctgaatgtgtgtgtgtttctctCTCCCTGCATATTGCCACTGTGCAGGCAATATTATATCTGCTGTCttaattgaaaatgtcaaatgagagtacattttgaaaacattttgtttttattctcaGAACTTTAATCTGTATATTTCAGAGGTCCAAGCTTTTATTCGAGAGCCGACGAGCAAAACTGTCACCGTTGATTCAACTGTTGATTTAAATTGTGAAGTCTACTTCAAGGAAGGGGATGTCGTCTGGCGGAAAGATGGAACCGCCCTCAGTAACGATACTCAGATCGAGGCTGCCATCAGTGGCCGTCTGTCTGTCGTCGGCAGCCATCCAGCAGGGGAATACAATTTGCGCATCACTTCTGCGCAGTTGGACGACAGTGGTTGTTACTGGTGCGAAGTGACAGCAGTCGGATACAGTTTGAAAATAGTATCCCATAATGCAACGTTGAACGTTAAAAGTACGTTACCTTAGCTGTGATCGAAGATAATTTAATTCAAAATTGACAAGCTAGAAAGGACGGAAACGATTTAGTGAAGCATTGTGTATCTCTGTCACTTTACATGGTTATAAAGAAGTAAAGCTATTTCACGTGTACGTTTATTTATATAGAAATGCGAAAAAGGGGGAAAGACGGCAACACATCAAACATGGGCTAGGTTCGATTCattgaaacaaataaataaacgcGACACAAACGTCTGAATTACATAAAACGACAATTTGCTCAGTGATTGAATCAGTAATCGGTATGTGAAAGACCCCGTGATTAAGATTATTGCAAGTTGTTCTGTCTTGAAAGTAACCGTTTATAAATTTTATTCTAAAATCAGGGAAGCAAGCTTTAGTTACATTGCCCGTTAGTGTAACCATCGACGTTGGTATGACGGCGTTCATGAACTGCTCCATACGTGACAAGTACGGTGTCCAAAACTGGACGAGAAGTGACGACACCGTCAGCACAGAACAAGATCTCCTCGGAGCGGATCCTCGCTTCTCGGTCGTCGTTCACGAAGGTCGAGACTACCACTTGGTCATCGTGAATGCACAGATCACCGATTCAGGATCATACGTGTGCTCTGTGTCAGGGGGAGAGTACGAACCGAGCCTCTCTCAAACTTCGGAGCTGCTTGTCATTGGTGAGTTGAAGTTGTGACGGTTGGCCAAAACCACAATCACATATTTAAAGTTTTATTTGTTATGCATTTGGCCATATTGTTTTGTTCAAAACTAAAAAGTGTTCCTTTGTGTAAGAAAATATCATACACAGAGATGAGGAGCTCAttcttcaagttgaaaattctaGAATTCTAATTCATACGTTCAAGTCTTTGCTTTAAATTTTGCATTAGCGATGGACTTTGTTAACTGCAATTTTCTGTATCGCtacttttttttca is a window encoding:
- the LOC139143794 gene encoding peroxidasin-like — protein: MLTTGLCIESFLLEPQSTTVPVGSSLTLHCSIQDKQPTSNVEWLKDFQSISLDRSTTNPHYSISAESDGTESYHLIIDSVTLSDEGAYVCFVKGGAPMMSDTATVDVVEVQAFIREPTSKTVTVDSTVDLNCEVYFKEGDVVWRKDGTALSNDTQIEAAISGRLSVVGSHPAGEYNLRITSAQLDDSGCYWCEVTAVGYSLKIVSHNATLNVKRKQALVTLPVSVTIDVGMTAFMNCSIRDKYGVQNWTRSDDTVSTEQDLLGADPRFSVVVHEGRDYHLVIVNAQITDSGSYVCSVSGGEYEPSLSQTSELLVIDVNYCDSDPCDDILACKDQPGSYDCVCTRPEGCTTGDACLRYIGLYVCRCERNLTNDDLANPEKCHFSCLYLLD